From the Solanum lycopersicum chromosome 10, SLM_r2.1 genome, one window contains:
- the LOC101263858 gene encoding uncharacterized protein, producing MRIRKRFPPPSDPQLNTKNESLPSDLPNLSLPQPSDQPATVIGAKTTTSWVLFGGNNNNPPKIEKKDEEYEDGKLWREKKESIDSNIDNDNKKALSFLSTTQIGSLLHQPSSSSDLDGRWCEEDHKVIPLKKRSRDNYHHHHHHDTSNINTMKSKTNKKCPQENGNEGEQEHEEHYQRINSDHKVEHVNKKNKRGSVILEGSRCSRVNGRGWRCCQQTLVGYSLCEHHLGKGRLRSMNSTTVRNSMNNKKKKKKGEEKDKESYALSNDHEYYDVDDDNDDDDDKKKTKKKKVKKLGMVKARSLSSLLGQTDNSVAMMIIDSNNNNNG from the exons atgAGAATAAGGAAACGTTTTCCTCCTCCGTCAGATCCCCAACTAAACACCAAAAATGAATCTCTACCGTCTGATCTTCCAAATCTAAGTCTTCCACAGCCGTCTGATCAACCGGCAACCGTCATCGGAGCTAAAACAACCACCAGCTGGGTTCTCTTTGGTGGCAACAACAATAATCcaccaaaaatagaaaaaaag GATGAGGAATATGAAGATGGGAAATTatggagagagaaaaaagagagtatTGATAGTAATATTGACAATGATAACAa GAAAGCATTAAGTTTTTTGAGTACAACACAAATAGGTTCTTTGCTTCATCAACCATCATCTTCTTCTGATCTAG ATGGTAGATGGTGTGAAGAAGATCATAAGGTAATTCCATTGAAAAAGAGATCAAGAGACAACTAtcaccaccaccatcatcacGACACAAGTAATATTAACACGATGAAATCGAAGACAAACAAGAAATGTCCACAAGAAAATGGTAACGAGGGGGAGCAAGAACACGAGGAACATTATCAACGAATTAACAGTGATCATAAAGTTGAACACGTaaacaaaaagaacaaaagaggAAGTGTTATATTAGAGGGATCAAGGTGTAGTCGTGTTAATGGAAGAGGATGGAGATGTTGTCAACAAACCCTTGTGGGATATTCATTGTGTGAACATCATTTGGGTAAaggaagacttagaagcatgAATAGTACTACAGTTCGAAACTCGatgaataataagaaaaagaagaagaaaggagaagaaaaagataagGAATCGTACGCGTTGTCAAATGATCATGAATattatgatgttgatgatgataatgatgatgacgatgacaagaaaaagacgaagaagaagaaggtgaAGAAGCTTGGAATGGTGAAAGCTAGATCTCTGAGTAGTCTACTCGGTCAAACAGATAATTCAGTTGCTATGATGATAattgatagtaataataataataacgggTAG